The following are encoded in a window of Sinomonas cyclohexanicum genomic DNA:
- a CDS encoding SDR family oxidoreductase, producing MKIAVVGGTGTAGSRVAALAQERGHRVVLLTRSEGVNLVTGEGLEAALDGVDVAIDASSPTPPDASMSRFDAVVRSARNLADACVDAEVRRIVILSIANIDKPDFDAFSYYVAKRDQEESIRDSGLEVSVVRSAQWFEFAEGSSAVSPGDSAVTVQDWYVQPIAVDAVAEVLVREAERTTARDVTIAGPEPIRLPDLVRRILAARHDARPVSVVEAPLPGFSNGALLAPAGAEILGPDVAGWLSGRAERLA from the coding sequence ATGAAGATTGCGGTGGTGGGCGGGACAGGCACGGCCGGGTCGCGGGTTGCGGCGCTCGCGCAGGAACGGGGGCACCGTGTGGTCCTGCTGACGCGCAGCGAGGGCGTCAACCTCGTCACGGGCGAGGGGCTCGAGGCGGCGCTTGACGGCGTCGACGTCGCCATCGACGCCTCGAGCCCCACACCGCCGGATGCGAGCATGAGCCGGTTCGACGCCGTCGTGCGCTCGGCACGGAACCTCGCCGACGCGTGCGTGGACGCGGAGGTGCGGCGGATCGTGATCCTCTCGATAGCGAACATCGACAAGCCCGACTTCGACGCGTTCAGCTACTACGTGGCCAAGCGGGACCAGGAGGAGAGCATCCGCGACAGCGGGCTCGAGGTGTCCGTGGTCCGCTCCGCGCAGTGGTTCGAGTTCGCCGAGGGCTCGAGCGCCGTCTCGCCCGGGGACTCCGCCGTGACCGTCCAGGACTGGTACGTCCAGCCGATCGCGGTCGACGCCGTCGCCGAGGTCCTGGTTCGCGAGGCCGAGCGCACGACGGCGCGCGACGTCACCATCGCGGGGCCCGAGCCCATCCGGCTGCCCGACCTCGTGCGGCGGATCCTGGCCGCCCGCCACGATGCGCGGCCCGTGAGCGTGGTGGAGGCCCCGCTGCCCGGTTTCTCGAACGGCGCGCTGCTCGCGCCGGCGGGCGCGGAGATCCTCGGCCCGGATGTGGCAGGCTGGCTCTCCGGCCGGGCTGAACGGCTCGCGTAA
- a CDS encoding response regulator yields MIRVLVVDDDYRVARLHAAQVGKVAGYECVGEAHTAAEARAAIARGRPDLLLLDVYLPDEDGISLLRSLREAGEDVDVIIITAARDVATVRAAMRGGAVHYLVKPFGFEELAGQLGAYRRWRADAESRSAIGITGQTDVDALFASQRAGGASARPGPAAARRLPPTMQKVLDAVLDAGRPLGAQDVSGLVGISRPTAQRYLSELERKGRLTLHLEYGATGRPVNTYVPRSPGNGG; encoded by the coding sequence GCCGCACAGGTCGGCAAGGTCGCGGGGTACGAGTGCGTGGGCGAGGCCCACACCGCCGCCGAGGCCCGGGCGGCGATCGCGCGCGGGCGGCCGGACCTGCTCCTGCTGGACGTCTACCTCCCGGACGAGGACGGCATCTCCCTTCTGCGCTCACTGCGCGAGGCCGGGGAGGATGTGGACGTCATCATCATCACCGCCGCGAGGGACGTCGCGACCGTCCGTGCCGCGATGCGCGGCGGGGCCGTGCACTATCTGGTCAAGCCCTTCGGGTTCGAGGAGCTCGCCGGGCAGCTCGGGGCATACCGGCGGTGGCGGGCGGACGCGGAGTCCCGCAGCGCCATCGGCATCACGGGGCAGACCGACGTGGACGCGCTGTTCGCCTCCCAGCGGGCCGGCGGCGCGTCCGCGCGCCCGGGTCCCGCGGCCGCGCGGCGCCTGCCGCCCACCATGCAGAAGGTCCTCGACGCGGTCCTCGACGCCGGGCGCCCCCTCGGCGCCCAGGACGTCTCTGGCCTCGTGGGCATCTCGAGGCCCACGGCCCAGCGGTACCTCAGCGAGCTCGAGCGCAAGGGCCGGCTCACGCTGCACCTCGAGTACGGCGCCACCGGCCGACCGGTCAACACCTACGTCCCGCGGAGCCCCGGAAATGGTGGCTAA